The nucleotide window accttctgtccttgttttgggggacaattggattgatgttttatcacccttttgccccccccctcctagtttaaatacatcttagcaaaacctctgaactgctcactgagaacatttgttcccttttgagaaagatgcaaaccatcttttttgtacagtttatttccattccaaacagagctaccatgagcaataaagccaaatccttgctcccgacaccattcacaaagccacaagttaaagtccctaatacgcatccgcctgtcattctgagtgttatacacaggcagaacttcagagaatgacagtgtggaagcaacctgccgtatatcattggcaaaaacactaaaaacttccttaacctctgaaacctcattgcaagccaagtcatttgtccctaaatggtcaagtacatccaattccccttcctgctttgcttgcttaacaatattacagatacgtctcctgtctctgtgagcagtagctccgggaagacacctcacaagaccaccattgtccatctccacacctcttatgatggaatcccccaacaacaactgctttctattaggcctcaccatagtcttcaagcctctctgcacaacaccactagcctcagtgcctctctgcaaaacaccactggcctcaatgcctctctccacaacagcactagcctcagtgcctctctccacaacacctctagcctcagtgcctctctccacaacacctctagcctcagtgcctctctgcacaacaccactagcctcagtgcctctctgcacaacaccactagcctcagtgcctctctgcacaacaccactagcctcagtgcctctctgcacaacaccactagcctcagtgcctctctgcacaacaccactagcctcagtgcctctctgcacaacaccactagcctcagtgcctctctgcacaacaccactagcctcagtgcctctctgcacaacaccactagcctcagtgcctctctgcacaacaccactagcctcagtgcctctctgcacaacaccactagcctcagtgcctctctgcacaacaccactagcctcagtgcctctctgcacaacaccactagcctcagtgcctctctgcacaacaccactagcctcagtgcctctctgcacaacaccactagcctcagtgcctctctgcacaacaccactagcctcagtgcctctctgcacaacaccactagcctcagtgcctctctgcacaacaccactagcctcagtgcctctctgcacaacaccactagcctcagtgcctgtctccatgacaccattacactctgaaagtgcagaaaatgaattatgtagaacaacagactgtgcaatatgccttttatccacaactctaagtctaccagatcctacagtaatccatctgccattcctagtatgtctctgtggcagtggctttgcagcagttccagcctgagtttgtttcccagataatttacaaatctcagacttcaaaaatacaatctcctgccgcaagatagagaactgtctacagattagacaacaactaaacctccaaaaagtggaacgcaaaacaaatgcatagcaactattacactgaactaagtctgccattccaatgagatcaattatttaaatcaaacgaatcttaactttgtatttatcctcctgaatacctcagattacctccagtttatctccagaatatctccaaccacagacacttagaagcaacactctccagaatatctccaaccacagacacttagaagcaacacactccagaatatctccaaccacagacacttagaagcaacactctccagaatatctccaaccacagacacttagaagcaacactctccagaatatctccaaccacagacacttagaagcaacactctccagaatatctccaaccacagacacttagaagcaacactctccagaatatctccaaccacagacacttagaagcaacactctccagaatatctccaaccacagacacttagaagcaacactctccagaatatctccaaccacagacacttagaagcaacactctccagaatatctccaaccacagacacttagaagcaacacttagatgaagcaaccaagctatattagccaagctaatgacaacagcccttatatactcctaaaatcacctcccactaggaatgtttaacacctgggtaggcctctgcttattagcaaacaatagctaatttacacagcaatcaatagcaagtagctaactaatcagcTACTTtctagttttcagtttttttcttttatcttcttTTTTGCTTCATTGAAGCATTCGTGTGTATTACTGtgtctttataaataaaattaatgagaaaatgtgtgtttgtcagttgatatactggcctatagttatacagatttttatttttattcacctttttattTCACAGATGATGAAACTTTATCCTCTTTATTTCAATTCCAGCCAAGGCAATGTACAAGAATTTATTCTCTCTTCCATTTCAACCATTTATGACATCCAAATTCTTCTGTCTATCTCATTTACAGTTATCTATTTCATTACCATTTTTGGCAACACAGtcattattttaataatacaACTGGACATTCGTCTTCATTCGCCCATGTATTTTTTCTTAACAAATTTATCATTCCTAGATCTATGTTACTCCTCAGTAACAGTTCCTAAATTGATTGATATTCTTTTAAGTGGCAACCAGAAGATTTCTTTCTATGGTTGCATTgctcaaatgtatttttttcatgtcCTTGGGAGTTCTGAGATGTTTCTCCTTGCTTCAATGGCCTACGATCGTTATGTGGCCATATGTAATCCTCTGCGATACCCTATTATCATGAGAAAGGAAGTAAGCTTACAATTAGGTGCTGGTTCATGGATAGGTGGCTTTGCTCATTCCACTTTCCACACTGCATTTCTCCTGAGGCTTtccttctgtggactgaataaCATGGACAACTTCTTCTGTGATGCAACACCTCTTATTAAATTAGCCTGTTCTGATACAACCATTGATGAGATTATGCTCATTGTAACACCTGGAATTCTGGGACCGTTGTGCTTTCTGTTAATTCTTGTATCTTACCATAATATTGTCATTAGCATTCTAAAGATAAACTCGGCAGAAGGAAGATCTAAAACATTTTCTACATGTGCTTCTCATTTAATTGTGGTTTCAATTTTCTATGGGACTGCTATAATTGTATACATACAACCAATGTCAGTTTATTCATCTGCTAATCGGTTCATTACAGTGTTTTATGCTATAATCACCCCAATGCTAAATCCAATGATATATACATTAAGAAATAAAGATGTTAAGAGGGCATTGCAAAAATTATTGTGTCAGGAAATCAGACCTCTATAGTATCACCACTaaaaatatttccatttttaCATTATTAACCATACAATTATTGCTTATTACAAcaataaagtaataaataaaatgcgACTCTGATTTTACATCTTTGAAGGACTCATacatcttaatttttattttaaagccagaaggtatttttattgcatta belongs to Pelobates fuscus isolate aPelFus1 chromosome 7, aPelFus1.pri, whole genome shotgun sequence and includes:
- the LOC134568819 gene encoding olfactory receptor 8H1-like, giving the protein MKLYPLYFNSSQGNVQEFILSSISTIYDIQILLSISFTVIYFITIFGNTVIILIIQLDIRLHSPMYFFLTNLSFLDLCYSSVTVPKLIDILLSGNQKISFYGCIAQMYFFHVLGSSEMFLLASMAYDRYVAICNPLRYPIIMRKEVSLQLGAGSWIGGFAHSTFHTAFLLRLSFCGLNNMDNFFCDATPLIKLACSDTTIDEIMLIVTPGILGPLCFLLILVSYHNIVISILKINSAEGRSKTFSTCASHLIVVSIFYGTAIIVYIQPMSVYSSANRFITVFYAIITPMLNPMIYTLRNKDVKRALQKLLCQEIRPL